The Amycolatopsis solani genome has a window encoding:
- a CDS encoding MFS transporter yields MSADPRATRREVRRVVASSCLGTAIETYDFVLYSSAAALIFGPLFFAQLSPALATIASFATFATGYLVRPLGGFVFGYLGDRFGRRWVLITTVCLAGGGTGVIGLLPTQAQVGPLAPVLLVLLRMVQGLAHGGEWGGGVLMIAEHVEPRRRGLYTGIGQGGLSLGAVVATLVMAVVAGLPEPVLFGWAWRIPFLLSFVLIALGIYLRLRISESPLFVEAKRARGQKAGLVSHLGPLARGILASIPPTMSAAFFGSFAVSFAVAAGHARTTVLLALSASWVLSTFTIPLYGLLSDRLGRRPVYVASVLGVAIATYPFLLAMRSGSTALLFVAFIVLFSFITPAAQGTIASLLSELFPTRLRSTGVSLAYQLAAIVGGLTPVVSAALMTTPGGLTWVVVVIAGLCVIAAPAVLLGRESVGTSLAGTAATDPLPEALPTR; encoded by the coding sequence GTGAGCGCCGACCCGCGGGCCACCCGGCGTGAAGTCCGCCGCGTCGTCGCCTCGAGCTGCCTCGGCACCGCCATCGAGACCTACGACTTCGTCCTCTACAGCTCCGCCGCGGCACTGATCTTCGGGCCGTTGTTCTTCGCGCAGCTCAGCCCGGCGCTCGCGACCATCGCCTCGTTCGCGACCTTCGCCACCGGCTACCTGGTCCGGCCGCTCGGCGGCTTCGTCTTCGGCTACCTGGGCGACCGCTTCGGCCGCCGATGGGTGCTGATCACGACGGTGTGCCTGGCCGGTGGCGGCACCGGGGTCATCGGGCTGCTGCCCACCCAGGCGCAGGTCGGTCCGCTCGCGCCGGTTCTGCTGGTGCTCCTGCGCATGGTGCAGGGCCTGGCGCACGGCGGCGAATGGGGTGGCGGCGTGCTGATGATCGCCGAGCACGTCGAGCCCCGCCGCCGCGGGCTGTACACGGGGATCGGGCAGGGCGGCCTCTCCCTCGGGGCGGTCGTCGCCACGCTGGTGATGGCGGTCGTCGCCGGGCTCCCGGAGCCGGTCCTGTTCGGCTGGGCGTGGCGGATCCCGTTCCTGCTGAGCTTCGTGCTCATCGCGCTCGGGATCTACCTGCGGCTGCGGATCAGCGAGAGCCCGCTGTTCGTCGAAGCCAAGCGGGCGCGCGGGCAGAAGGCCGGCCTGGTGAGCCACCTCGGCCCGCTGGCCCGCGGGATCCTCGCGAGCATCCCGCCCACGATGTCCGCGGCGTTTTTCGGCAGCTTCGCGGTGAGCTTCGCCGTCGCCGCCGGGCACGCCCGCACGACCGTGCTCCTCGCGCTCAGCGCGAGCTGGGTGCTCTCGACCTTCACGATCCCGTTGTACGGCCTGCTTTCCGACCGGCTCGGCCGCCGGCCGGTTTACGTCGCCTCCGTACTGGGCGTCGCGATCGCCACCTACCCGTTCCTGCTGGCGATGCGCAGTGGCTCGACGGCGCTGCTGTTCGTCGCGTTCATCGTGCTGTTCAGCTTCATCACCCCGGCCGCGCAGGGCACCATCGCGTCGCTGCTGAGCGAGCTCTTCCCGACGAGACTGCGCTCGACGGGCGTCTCCCTCGCCTACCAGCTCGCCGCGATCGTGGGCGGGCTGACCCCGGTGGTGAGCGCGGCCCTCATGACCACGCCGGGCGGGCTGACCTGGGTGGTCGTGGTCATCGCCGGCCTGTGCGTGATCGCGGCACCGGCGGTGCTGCTCGGCCGTGAGTCGGTCGGGACGTCACTCGCCGGCACCGCGGCCACCGATCCGCTCCCGGAAGCACTGCCGACCCGGTGA